Proteins from a single region of Sporosarcina sp. P33:
- a CDS encoding DUF1871 family protein, giving the protein MQTIEMNRKAVLLLKQWNPFGAGEDAYDTEIAEVVAALDRIDHPADLAKCIRNVYEHTYEIWIPLEKCMDISYKLMAVKYEAKHIV; this is encoded by the coding sequence GTGCAAACCATAGAAATGAACAGAAAAGCTGTTTTACTGCTGAAGCAATGGAATCCGTTCGGGGCAGGGGAAGACGCATATGACACAGAAATAGCAGAAGTAGTGGCGGCACTTGACCGGATTGACCACCCGGCAGACTTAGCCAAATGCATTCGTAATGTCTATGAGCATACCTATGAAATTTGGATACCTTTAGAGAAATGCATGGATATTTCCTATAAGCTAATGGCAGTTAAATATGAAGCCAAACATATTGTATAA
- the yugI gene encoding S1 domain-containing post-transcriptional regulator GSP13: MSHKFAVGDELTGKVTGIQPYGAFVSLDASTQGLVHISEITYGFVKDIHDFLEVGQEVRVKVLDVDDEASKISLSIRALQEPPSSYLNHNRSRQSLQERVDQQDKDGFNSLKDKLQDWIEQSGH, translated from the coding sequence ATGTCTCACAAATTTGCAGTAGGAGATGAGCTGACCGGGAAAGTGACCGGAATACAGCCGTACGGTGCGTTTGTATCACTGGATGCTTCAACGCAAGGGTTAGTGCACATCTCTGAAATCACGTATGGATTCGTAAAAGATATTCATGATTTTTTGGAAGTAGGGCAGGAAGTCCGCGTCAAAGTATTGGATGTAGACGATGAAGCAAGTAAAATCAGTTTATCGATTCGTGCGTTGCAAGAACCGCCCAGTTCCTATTTGAATCATAACCGTTCCCGTCAGTCACTGCAGGAGCGCGTGGATCAGCAGGACAAAGATGGTTTTAACTCATTAAAGGATAAGTTACAGGACTGGATCGAGCAATCCGGACATTAA
- a CDS encoding Na+/H+ antiporter subunit A, translated as MEFVLLIFLPVIFALFVPLAYKRIKGIHTGWFVLLVPLVLFGYYAGFLPLVMDGGHAISELQWIPSLGIVFTSYIDGLSLLFTLLITGIGSLVVLYSVFYMDSKKENLGSFYVYLLIFMTAMLGVVQSDNTMTLYLFWELTSISSFLLIGFWYTKDKSRFGALKSMMITVFGGLMMLGGFILLNIMGGTFSIRELIAQAPELANQPYFMLALVLILLGAFTKSAQFPFYIWLPDAMEAPTPVSAYLHSATMVKAGIYLVARFTPIFGSSSVWIWLVTGIGLLTLFWGSFFAVKQTDLKAILAFSTVSQLGLIMSLLGAGAISYHTTAAIFSFATYAAIFHLINHATFKGGLFMIAGIIDHETGTRDIRKLGGLMSIMPISFTVALIGSLSMAGLPPFNGFLSKEMFLESMAALQHFELYNFDTWGILFPIVAWIASVFTFTYSLYFVLKTFIGQKKFEQLPKQPHEAPIGMLAAPMILASLVIIIFFIPNLVGKWIIKPAVMAVQPTLYASPSAVDIHVKAWHGFGSVGLWLTVGVIVFGTLLYLTIPKWQPFYRIQPDRLSLNAGYDALMRGSERGMNRVSRLYMTGKIRTYLLYMFAFLSVSIIAVLFIKDAFIVDMNSFAAITLYGVLNGLVLLLSVGFVVFAKSRLAAIIALGGVGYSVALFFVIFKAPDLALTQLVIETVSVALFLLAFKHLPALQTHGETASHKVVNLIVSLSVGVMVTLVALSSHSQKLIPSISQYYKDTVATEAGGGNIVNVILVDYRGFDTLFEIAVLAIAGIAVLGMIRLRVSRKEPTDENK; from the coding sequence TTGGAATTCGTGTTATTGATTTTTTTACCTGTAATCTTCGCGTTATTTGTTCCTTTGGCATATAAAAGAATCAAAGGAATACATACGGGTTGGTTCGTTTTACTCGTCCCGCTGGTGCTGTTTGGCTATTACGCCGGCTTCTTGCCATTGGTGATGGATGGCGGTCATGCTATTTCTGAACTGCAATGGATTCCTTCGCTTGGTATTGTATTTACATCATACATAGATGGTCTCAGTTTATTGTTTACACTATTGATTACCGGAATCGGCTCACTGGTCGTATTGTATTCTGTGTTTTACATGGACAGTAAAAAAGAGAATCTTGGAAGCTTTTATGTTTACCTGCTGATTTTCATGACCGCTATGCTTGGGGTTGTTCAGTCGGACAATACGATGACACTCTATTTGTTCTGGGAGTTAACATCTATTTCATCCTTCTTATTGATCGGCTTCTGGTATACAAAAGACAAATCACGCTTTGGTGCGCTGAAGTCGATGATGATTACCGTGTTCGGCGGATTGATGATGCTCGGGGGCTTTATTTTACTTAATATTATGGGGGGAACATTCTCTATCCGGGAATTAATCGCCCAGGCTCCTGAACTTGCAAATCAGCCCTACTTTATGCTGGCGTTAGTATTGATCTTGTTAGGCGCGTTCACCAAATCAGCACAGTTTCCGTTCTATATTTGGCTGCCGGATGCCATGGAAGCGCCCACGCCGGTCAGTGCATATCTACACTCCGCCACGATGGTTAAGGCGGGTATCTATTTGGTTGCACGTTTCACGCCAATTTTCGGGTCATCGTCCGTCTGGATCTGGCTCGTCACAGGAATCGGGTTGCTGACGCTGTTCTGGGGATCATTCTTTGCAGTAAAGCAAACCGATTTGAAAGCGATTTTAGCATTTTCAACAGTCAGTCAATTGGGGCTGATTATGTCGCTCCTTGGTGCAGGCGCTATTTCTTATCATACGACTGCAGCCATATTCAGTTTTGCGACATATGCAGCGATTTTCCATTTGATTAACCATGCGACATTTAAGGGCGGTCTCTTCATGATTGCAGGTATCATCGACCATGAAACCGGTACCCGAGATATCCGGAAGCTTGGCGGGCTGATGAGTATTATGCCGATAAGTTTTACGGTTGCATTGATCGGTTCATTGTCAATGGCCGGCCTGCCTCCATTCAACGGATTCCTCAGTAAAGAAATGTTTTTGGAATCTATGGCAGCGCTTCAACACTTTGAACTGTACAACTTTGATACTTGGGGAATCCTTTTCCCGATTGTCGCTTGGATTGCAAGCGTCTTCACGTTTACGTACAGTCTGTATTTTGTTTTGAAAACATTTATCGGACAGAAGAAATTCGAGCAATTGCCGAAGCAGCCTCACGAAGCACCGATTGGTATGCTGGCAGCTCCGATGATCCTGGCAAGCCTGGTTATCATTATTTTCTTCATACCGAATCTGGTCGGCAAATGGATTATTAAACCGGCCGTCATGGCGGTTCAGCCTACATTGTACGCCAGCCCGTCTGCTGTCGATATTCACGTGAAGGCATGGCATGGTTTTGGTTCAGTCGGCTTATGGCTTACGGTAGGTGTCATCGTATTCGGCACACTGTTATATCTGACTATTCCAAAATGGCAGCCGTTCTATCGTATCCAGCCGGACAGGCTGTCGCTGAATGCAGGGTATGACGCGTTAATGCGCGGAAGTGAAAGAGGAATGAACCGCGTTTCCCGTCTGTATATGACAGGTAAAATCCGAACGTATTTATTATATATGTTTGCTTTCCTGTCTGTTTCGATCATCGCGGTGCTGTTCATCAAAGATGCGTTCATCGTTGATATGAACAGTTTTGCAGCGATTACGTTGTATGGCGTGCTGAATGGACTGGTGCTGCTGCTATCAGTCGGCTTCGTCGTATTTGCGAAGTCACGTCTTGCCGCCATCATTGCGCTCGGCGGCGTCGGTTATTCCGTCGCATTATTCTTTGTGATCTTTAAAGCGCCTGACCTGGCATTGACACAGCTTGTGATTGAGACCGTGTCTGTTGCATTATTCTTGCTGGCATTTAAACATTTGCCCGCACTTCAAACACACGGCGAGACGGCAAGCCATAAAGTCGTCAACCTGATTGTTTCATTAAGCGTGGGTGTGATGGTGACATTAGTTGCCTTATCCAGCCACTCACAAAAATTAATCCCTTCGATTTCGCAGTACTACAAAGACACGGTCGCAACAGAAGCCGGCGGCGGAAATATCGTCAACGTCATTCTCGTGGATTACCGTGGATTTGATACGCTGTTTGAAATTGCAGTTCTCGCTATTGCAGGGATTGCGGTACTGGGCATGATTCGCCTGCGCGTATCGAGAAAGGAGCCGACTGATGAAAACAAATGA
- a CDS encoding sigma 54-interacting transcriptional regulator, which translates to MNAQDRLLHICNQFAVDHANIGIHAVDDSGRTIIYNRKMKEIEGLNLEDIKDHSIVELFNFDKNESTLLKVLQSGEPQLRVKQTYWNTKKTEITTMNDTYPVYHKQQLVGAIEFAQDITALEKFVLQPLRKTQAPVTFNQLIAHSAAMKSVISTAEKAASAKLPVLLIGETGVGKDQLAEAIHYDASAEEQVFRTFHCLHADTDNLQQLEQTLQDEPPMTLFCERIDGLPIPLQRALLYVLQQTSSHQFIASIGDDPVELISSGALLKELYYFFASFTIRIPPLRKRTEDIIPFADAYLSRKKESLGAGLMQIDEEVKELFCSYSWPGNLRELALLLDEVSSIRTTEETLTIGMLPAQFRQKAEAASNEALQPGDFIVNSNAALPPLDQYLREAERYYLQKAMKLHNDNITKTASSLGMSRQNLQYRLKKLRE; encoded by the coding sequence ATGAATGCCCAAGATAGATTACTGCACATATGCAATCAGTTTGCCGTCGATCATGCAAATATCGGGATACACGCCGTCGATGATTCAGGGCGGACGATCATTTATAATCGTAAAATGAAAGAAATTGAAGGGCTAAATCTTGAGGATATAAAAGATCATTCGATTGTTGAGTTGTTCAATTTTGATAAAAATGAAAGTACGCTGCTAAAAGTGCTGCAAAGCGGTGAACCCCAGCTTCGCGTAAAGCAAACGTATTGGAACACAAAAAAGACGGAAATTACAACGATGAATGACACGTATCCTGTTTATCACAAACAGCAGCTAGTCGGAGCGATCGAGTTTGCACAGGATATTACAGCACTAGAAAAATTCGTGCTGCAGCCGCTGCGCAAAACGCAGGCACCCGTGACATTCAATCAGCTGATTGCACATTCTGCTGCTATGAAATCAGTAATTTCCACTGCAGAAAAAGCAGCTTCAGCCAAATTGCCTGTGCTCTTAATCGGTGAAACAGGAGTCGGCAAAGACCAGCTCGCTGAAGCAATACATTATGATGCGTCCGCCGAGGAACAGGTTTTCCGCACTTTTCATTGCCTTCATGCAGATACAGACAATCTGCAGCAACTTGAACAAACCTTGCAGGATGAGCCTCCGATGACATTATTCTGTGAACGGATCGACGGATTGCCGATTCCGCTGCAAAGAGCATTGTTATATGTCTTGCAGCAAACTTCCTCTCACCAGTTTATTGCCAGTATTGGAGACGATCCGGTGGAGCTCATTTCTTCGGGCGCATTACTGAAGGAATTATATTATTTTTTTGCATCGTTCACGATACGGATCCCCCCGCTGCGCAAGCGGACTGAAGATATTATTCCATTTGCGGATGCCTATCTGAGCCGCAAGAAGGAATCACTCGGAGCGGGGCTTATGCAAATTGATGAAGAAGTGAAGGAGCTGTTTTGTTCATACAGCTGGCCCGGAAATCTGCGGGAGCTTGCATTGCTGCTTGACGAAGTGTCGTCTATCCGGACAACAGAAGAGACATTGACAATCGGGATGCTGCCTGCCCAATTCAGGCAGAAGGCGGAGGCTGCGTCAAATGAAGCGCTGCAGCCGGGCGATTTCATTGTAAACAGCAATGCTGCGCTTCCGCCGCTCGATCAATATTTGCGGGAGGCGGAACGGTATTATCTTCAAAAAGCGATGAAACTGCATAATGATAATATCACCAAAACCGCAAGTTCTCTTGGGATGAGCAGACAAAACTTACAATACCGTCTAAAAAAGCTGAGAGAATAA
- a CDS encoding Na(+)/H(+) antiporter subunit B: MKTNDVILQTATKVVFFIIFLFSIHIFFVGHYAPGGGFVGGLLTTGAIVLLLLAFDLKTIQQILPFNFTIVTAIGLVLALSTAGASIFFNVPFFTHAYDDFNLPLFGKTSLHTAMFFDSGVYLVVVGSAITIIQSIGGDD, translated from the coding sequence ATGAAAACAAATGATGTCATTTTACAAACCGCAACAAAAGTAGTGTTTTTCATCATCTTTCTGTTCTCGATTCATATCTTTTTCGTGGGTCATTATGCACCAGGGGGAGGATTTGTCGGCGGCTTGCTGACGACAGGTGCTATCGTATTGCTGCTGCTCGCGTTTGATTTGAAAACGATCCAGCAAATTCTTCCTTTCAACTTTACGATCGTTACGGCAATCGGTCTTGTGCTGGCTCTAAGTACGGCGGGTGCATCAATTTTCTTCAATGTGCCGTTCTTTACGCACGCATATGATGATTTCAATTTGCCGTTATTTGGCAAGACTTCCCTTCATACCGCTATGTTTTTTGACAGCGGCGTGTACTTGGTAGTGGTCGGCTCCGCCATCACGATAATCCAGTCGATTGGAGGCGATGACTGA
- a CDS encoding transglycosylase domain-containing protein — protein sequence MKQIVGLVITLACVPLLVFIQNQIQAETVQTETLQASIRDAVKLDVPVMRSPIQMKDRNGKLFAEEYVEWRRPIDLQDMTFFTRQLFLKSEDRTFYEHRGYDIAAIIRAFTVNAAADDKRQGASTITQQVVRLRYLSTEKTYERKFKELFLAAELEKQSTKDEILEMYLNEMYFGNQVYGIGGAATYYFSRPLEKLNEAEIAFLAAIPNNPSLYNPIKHFDKTKERQVRLLRVLTDQQVITPEQFEEYRQLPITLHVKKKEQFYPMYSSYVLEELKELIAQTEGLDASMQKARTPEERQRWQNEINRRTRDVISKGVTIETALDPSKQQHDENRLNALIGTGGVQAGAAVIDNEMREIISLYAGSGYKKTDFNRAYQAVRQPGSAIKPFLVYAPFFESGPYHADTPVNSSNICIGGYCPTNFGNYQFGTTSVREAFRNSYNTTAVRLLQRVGIDTAFAHLEPFHFRHFVEADRTYPAALGGFSKGVTPLELAGAATGFIDGMYIPPRAIRSVKDSTGEVLYKWKDTTKAVWSPSTVSSIRSLMQEVVLNGTGEGIAHTTGYTGAKTGTTDSFKDLWAVGMNDRYTSAVWIGYDRPKPIPRLRDQKIHLRAFSSTMRP from the coding sequence TTGAAACAAATAGTCGGCTTGGTGATTACACTTGCTTGCGTTCCACTGTTAGTATTTATTCAAAATCAGATTCAGGCCGAGACTGTACAGACAGAAACACTGCAGGCGTCTATCCGCGATGCAGTGAAACTGGACGTCCCCGTCATGCGGTCGCCTATACAGATGAAAGACCGCAACGGTAAGCTTTTTGCGGAAGAATATGTTGAATGGCGGCGGCCGATTGACTTGCAAGATATGACGTTCTTCACTCGTCAACTATTTTTAAAAAGTGAAGACCGGACGTTTTATGAACACCGCGGTTATGATATCGCCGCCATTATTCGTGCGTTTACAGTCAACGCAGCCGCGGATGATAAAAGGCAAGGCGCTTCTACCATCACTCAGCAAGTCGTGCGTCTGCGTTATTTATCGACCGAAAAAACATATGAACGTAAATTCAAAGAACTGTTTCTCGCTGCAGAACTGGAAAAACAGTCGACGAAGGACGAGATTTTGGAAATGTATTTGAATGAAATGTATTTCGGCAATCAAGTATACGGAATTGGCGGAGCGGCAACCTATTATTTCAGCCGCCCGTTAGAAAAGCTGAATGAGGCAGAAATTGCATTTTTGGCGGCGATTCCGAATAATCCGTCGCTCTATAATCCAATCAAGCATTTCGATAAAACGAAAGAACGCCAAGTACGGCTCCTTCGGGTGCTGACGGACCAGCAGGTGATCACGCCTGAGCAATTTGAAGAATACCGTCAGCTGCCGATTACTTTACACGTCAAGAAAAAAGAACAATTTTATCCGATGTACAGCTCATACGTATTGGAAGAATTGAAAGAACTCATTGCGCAGACGGAGGGACTGGATGCCTCTATGCAAAAAGCCCGGACACCTGAAGAGCGGCAGCGCTGGCAGAATGAAATTAATAGACGCACGCGCGATGTCATCAGCAAAGGCGTGACGATTGAAACCGCACTGGATCCCTCGAAGCAGCAGCATGATGAAAATCGGCTGAATGCACTGATTGGAACCGGCGGCGTGCAGGCCGGAGCGGCTGTCATCGATAATGAAATGCGGGAAATCATCAGTCTGTATGCCGGTTCTGGCTATAAGAAAACCGATTTCAACCGCGCCTATCAGGCAGTGCGGCAACCCGGGTCCGCGATTAAGCCGTTCCTTGTCTACGCCCCGTTCTTTGAAAGTGGCCCTTATCACGCCGACACACCGGTCAACAGCAGCAACATTTGCATAGGCGGCTATTGCCCAACGAACTTTGGCAATTATCAATTTGGCACCACTTCTGTGCGGGAAGCCTTTCGCAACAGTTATAACACAACGGCTGTCCGCCTATTGCAGCGTGTAGGCATCGATACGGCATTTGCTCATCTGGAACCCTTCCACTTCCGGCACTTTGTCGAAGCGGACCGCACTTATCCTGCCGCTCTTGGCGGTTTTTCAAAAGGCGTTACACCGCTTGAACTGGCGGGTGCGGCTACCGGCTTTATTGACGGAATGTACATACCTCCCCGCGCTATCCGTTCAGTGAAAGACTCTACAGGGGAAGTGCTTTATAAATGGAAGGATACGACAAAGGCGGTCTGGTCCCCTTCCACCGTCAGCAGTATCCGGTCACTTATGCAGGAAGTCGTGCTCAACGGCACTGGTGAAGGAATTGCACATACTACTGGTTATACTGGAGCAAAAACCGGCACGACAGATTCATTCAAAGACTTGTGGGCAGTCGGCATGAACGACCGCTATACTTCTGCGGTATGGATTGGCTATGACCGGCCGAAACCGATTCCGCGTCTGCGTGACCAGAAAATTCATCTTCGCGCCTTTTCTTCCACGATGAGACCATAA
- a CDS encoding peptidylprolyl isomerase gives MYPQLSTEVAENEALVVMNTTMGPIKIKLFKEHAPKTVENFLTHAENDYYNGIIFHRVIPEFMIQGGDPTGTGMGGESIYGNTFQDEFTMNLFNLRGALSMANAGPNTNGSQFFIVQASSLGGATAAQLKKGGWPDEIADAYEENGGTPHLDQKHTVFGQVVEGMDVVDSIANTKCGRDNKPKEDIKIESIEIIQK, from the coding sequence ATGTATCCACAATTATCGACTGAAGTAGCAGAGAACGAAGCACTTGTTGTGATGAACACGACAATGGGGCCGATCAAAATAAAGCTCTTTAAAGAGCATGCGCCGAAGACGGTTGAAAATTTCCTGACACACGCTGAAAACGACTATTATAACGGAATTATTTTCCACCGTGTTATTCCTGAATTCATGATTCAAGGCGGAGACCCGACTGGAACAGGTATGGGCGGAGAGAGTATCTACGGAAATACATTCCAGGATGAATTCACAATGAACTTGTTCAACTTGCGCGGCGCACTGTCCATGGCAAATGCAGGCCCGAACACAAATGGAAGCCAGTTCTTTATTGTACAGGCGTCTTCACTTGGAGGCGCTACTGCAGCCCAATTGAAAAAAGGCGGCTGGCCGGATGAGATTGCTGATGCATATGAAGAAAACGGCGGAACACCTCACTTAGATCAGAAGCACACAGTCTTTGGACAGGTAGTGGAAGGCATGGACGTTGTCGACAGCATCGCCAATACAAAATGCGGCCGCGACAACAAGCCGAAAGAAGATATCAAAATCGAATCAATTGAAATTATTCAAAAGTAA
- a CDS encoding DUF5366 family protein: MNNPYLFSYLPFVSVVLFSLTFGVYSVGETLIFFKEIGLYQGMREFLSDLQLRIFLLTMYTLLFFMVIAALKLIAVTIHETALQFFLKEEADASYSASKSGALIYFIGALVSLAGIQSWKALVLIFSVTTFIYFVYVIYTLSPFMPLTHTVGLIFFQIIIWSVLLAGLIYIVFRLYNGLLASIPLANPTT, encoded by the coding sequence ATGAACAATCCATATTTATTCAGTTACTTGCCATTCGTCAGCGTTGTCCTGTTCAGTCTGACGTTCGGTGTGTACAGTGTCGGTGAGACTTTGATTTTCTTTAAAGAAATCGGTCTGTACCAGGGAATGCGCGAGTTTTTATCCGATCTGCAATTACGGATTTTCTTATTAACAATGTATACACTGTTATTCTTTATGGTCATCGCGGCTTTAAAATTGATTGCTGTTACGATTCACGAGACGGCGTTACAGTTTTTCCTGAAAGAAGAGGCGGATGCTTCTTACAGCGCATCGAAGTCGGGTGCCTTAATTTACTTCATCGGGGCATTGGTTTCATTAGCCGGTATTCAATCATGGAAAGCGCTGGTGCTGATCTTCAGCGTCACCACATTTATCTACTTCGTCTACGTCATATATACATTAAGTCCGTTCATGCCGCTGACACATACTGTCGGATTAATTTTCTTCCAAATCATTATCTGGAGTGTTTTGCTCGCGGGGCTTATTTATATCGTGTTCCGTCTGTATAATGGATTGCTTGCGAGCATTCCGCTGGCCAATCCGACTACGTAA
- a CDS encoding Na(+)/H(+) antiporter subunit C, protein MEFILSILIGVLFTAAVYLILSRSLLKVILGTGLLSHGAHLLILTMGGLGGSAPPVLIDGITDFADPLPQALILTAIVISFGVTAVILVMAYRMYAVHQTDNMNELRGNDEHD, encoded by the coding sequence ATGGAATTTATTTTATCCATTCTCATTGGTGTGCTGTTTACGGCGGCCGTGTACTTGATCCTTTCAAGAAGTTTATTGAAAGTCATTTTAGGTACCGGTCTGCTCAGTCATGGTGCCCATTTGCTCATTTTGACAATGGGAGGTCTTGGAGGTTCAGCACCTCCAGTATTGATTGACGGTATAACGGATTTCGCAGATCCACTGCCTCAGGCGCTGATCTTAACGGCGATTGTCATCAGTTTCGGTGTGACAGCGGTCATACTCGTCATGGCGTATCGTATGTACGCCGTACACCAGACAGATAATATGAATGAATTGAGAGGGAATGATGAACATGATTAA
- a CDS encoding MFS transporter gives MSRHKKNFIIIWVTNFLVAGTMTMIMPFLSLYIDTFGDYSEAYVQKWAGLIFGATFITALIMSPIWGRFADRYGFKPILLINGFGIATSVFLMGFVDSVEVFFVLRLLNGLVSGFLPTSLAFISSQTPRDEAGKMLGTLQMGGVAGMLFGPVLGGLMADSFGFEYTFIITSVSVVIAALIVLIGIKEETRVKARKVVKYSRKVIIGGLFKHRLMFNVMIITTLIQVGNFSIQPLLSLYVADLTHAMTNVAFLAGLTFSATGLGNLLFARYWGKIGDDIGYEKVLGILLIMSFVFIIPQAFVSSLWQLVLLRFLFGISTGGMIPITTALVRREAPLEVQGEVMGYNTSFRFLGNIVGPIFGGIVSGYIGIPSVFIVTGVLFMIGYLLLTLAIRRPTQDFEHFLEDRQVEADQHI, from the coding sequence TTGAGTCGGCATAAGAAAAATTTTATTATCATCTGGGTGACCAACTTCCTGGTTGCAGGCACGATGACAATGATTATGCCTTTCCTTTCGTTATATATTGATACGTTCGGAGATTATTCAGAGGCATATGTCCAGAAATGGGCGGGTCTGATTTTCGGGGCCACATTTATTACCGCGCTGATTATGTCACCTATTTGGGGGCGTTTTGCGGACCGTTATGGATTTAAGCCCATTTTATTAATTAACGGCTTCGGGATTGCGACTTCTGTATTCTTGATGGGATTCGTCGATTCAGTGGAAGTCTTTTTTGTTTTACGGCTGTTGAATGGCCTTGTATCCGGTTTTCTGCCGACTTCACTTGCTTTTATTTCATCGCAGACACCCCGGGATGAGGCTGGTAAGATGCTTGGCACGCTGCAGATGGGCGGTGTCGCAGGTATGCTGTTCGGGCCGGTGCTGGGCGGACTGATGGCAGACAGCTTCGGTTTTGAATATACATTTATCATTACCTCCGTGTCTGTTGTGATCGCGGCACTCATTGTATTGATTGGGATAAAAGAGGAAACACGTGTGAAAGCACGCAAAGTCGTAAAGTATTCCAGGAAGGTAATAATAGGCGGATTATTCAAGCACCGTCTGATGTTTAACGTCATGATCATTACAACATTGATACAAGTCGGGAACTTCAGTATTCAGCCGCTTCTGTCGCTCTATGTAGCGGATTTGACACATGCGATGACCAATGTGGCGTTCCTGGCAGGATTAACGTTCAGCGCAACAGGTCTTGGAAATCTATTATTCGCCAGATACTGGGGGAAAATCGGTGATGATATTGGCTACGAAAAAGTACTTGGTATTTTACTTATCATGTCATTTGTCTTTATTATCCCGCAGGCATTTGTATCTTCTTTATGGCAATTGGTTCTGCTGCGGTTCCTGTTCGGTATCTCGACAGGCGGCATGATTCCGATTACTACAGCACTTGTCCGCCGGGAGGCACCTCTTGAAGTGCAGGGAGAAGTGATGGGTTATAACACCAGCTTCCGGTTTCTTGGGAATATTGTAGGACCGATTTTCGGCGGGATTGTCAGCGGGTATATCGGTATTCCTTCGGTGTTCATCGTGACCGGTGTACTGTTTATGATCGGTTATTTATTGTTAACGCTGGCGATACGCCGGCCCACACAGGACTTCGAGCATTTTCTGGAAGACCGGCAAGTTGAAGCAGATCAGCACATATAA